The Aerococcus loyolae genome contains the following window.
TTTCTGCCCCAGCTAAGAAAGCGTTAATTAAGGTTAATACCAGTATTAAAATTATTTGTCCTAGGATCGAAGAGGCCCCCGGATCTTCCATATATCATTTCTCCTTCATTGCTTCAAAAATGTCTTTATATTAGTCTAGTATATTATAATTTTTTTCGCCCGTCTATACTTTGCTCCAAGCATTCTCTAAGGGAAAACCTAGCCTTCCCTGATCTATCTTCTCTTTCTATAAAAAAGGCCCGGACTAGCCGGGCAAAAACATCTATTCAAATGTCAGCAAGCGCTAAGCGATAAAATTTACAATTGCCGGCGGTTAAAGAGGGGAAAACTGAGACAAAGACTGCTCAGGATCAACCCTGCCGTGGTATAAACCGCTTGACGGTAAGCTTCAAAATCCAAACTTTCTCCTAATAGGGCCTTGCCTTCCGTTAAGAGGATCGGAGAATAATCCTTACTTTGTGGGAAGACACTCAGCACATAAAAGACTAAGAGACTAGCAAACAAGGTCACTAGGACTCCGCTAGAGGAAGTCGCCAGGGTGGAAGCCACTAAGATGAGACTGACAACCAAGAGTCCAAAGCCATACCAGGCTAAGAGAGCAAGGGTTAAATCATCCTGGTTAACACTACCTAAATAATACTGGGTATAAGTTAAGGTGGTTAACCAGCAAATACTATAGGCCCCCGTCCAAAGGGTGAGTAGGAAGATAAATTTGGCGAGGAGGAATTGGCTCCGTTTCAAGCCCTTGGTCAAGACCAGAATCAAGGTCCCCGTCTGGTATTCCTTAGTCAAGAGCTGACTCTCCAAAAAGACAAAGCAGAGCATGGCTAGGGGCAGGTTCTTAAAAAATTGCTCCCAGGCCATGGTCGCCGTCACTTCTACCGCTTGAACCTGGATGGCTAGGCCGTTGTCTTGGCTAGCAATTTGTTCCAGCATCCAAGGAGTTGCTAAGGCCAAGGCGGTATTCATTAAACCAATGACAAAGAAAACCAGAATTAAAATAAAAAGCTGGCCGCCCCGCCACTGGGCTAAAAATTCTTTCTTCAGTAAAGTCATTAATGTCTTCATCGAACCACCTCTTGAAACAAATCATCTAAAGACGTCTCTACCCGCTCAACCTGCCTGAGCGTTAAGTCTTGGTCAGCCAACCAGGCTAAGACAGCTTTTAAGGGATAATCTTGGCTAGAAAAGCGCAACTTACCGGTCTGGTCAAGCTGGCTCTTGGGAAAGGCCGCTTGAAAGCTCAAGCGGTCTTCAGCCTGCTCCAGTTCCACCTGGTAGCTCGGTCCGCCCACCTGATGAGTCAAGTTTTCCAAGGGGCCAGCTAAAGCAATCTGCCCTTGGTTTAAGAGGGCCACATGGCTACACACCTTTTCAACGTCTGACAAGATATGGGTGGAAAAAAGCACCGTGGTTTCCTGGCGAATATTAGATAGAATCGCTAGAATATCCCGCCTTCCTAGGGGGTCCAAGGCCGAAGTGGGTTCGTCGCAAATTAATAATTGTGGCCGACCCATCAGAGCTTGGGCAATCCCTAAGCGCTGCTTCATGCCCCGCGAATAGCCCTTAATCCGCTGCTTGTCTTGGGCTAGGCCGACCAGGTCTAAGAGCTCCTGGCTCCGTTTCTTAGAATCACTGACTGACATGCCAGCAATCTGTCCCAAAAAGCGCAGGTATTCTTCTCCGTTCATAAAGGGATAGAAGGCCGGCACATCCGGCAGGTAGCCAATATAGCGGTTGGTTTGGGTTTGACCATAGCTAACCCGCTCATCCTTGACAAAAATTTGCCCCTGGTCGGCGGACATGAGTCCCAGGATAAGTTTCATGGTAGTGGTCTTACCGGCCCCATTTCTTCCGATAAAACCAAAGACACTCCCTTGGGGCACCGTCATGGATAAATCATCGAGGATGGTATGACTACCGAATTTTTTGGATACTTGGTCCAAGGTCAAAATTGCCATCAGTCCTCCTCCTTACCGAAGATGAGATAGAGAATAGGACCAACAAATTGCATCAAGACGACCACCACGACCAACCAGAAGGTCCGCCCCCCTCTTTTATAGGTCTTGTGGGTGAGGATATGGTGGAGGGTGTAAACTAACAAAGCAACTTGTAAGACGATAACAGGAATTAAAAAGGGTAAATATTCACTCAAGTTATTCATGATGGTCTCCTTCTTTCTGAGCGAGAGTTTCGACGCAATAGCCATGGTAGTGGCAATGCGGACAAGTTAGTTTTCGGGTATAAGGGGTATGTTTAGCAAAAATTGCTGCCATCAGGTCCGGTTGAAAGTCATAATGACATTCCGGACAAATATAGGCCACTTGTTTGAAATAATAACGGCTAATACCAAGTCCATAAGGAATAGCCAGGATGAAATAGAGGGCCAACCAGGCAAAGTTCCCCTGAGTCACCAGTAAGAAAATCGCCAAACCTGCTAAGAGGCTGATCGGCAAAGCCGTTAATAGGATAAAAAGATGTAATTGTTGAACATGTTTGCGTTTATTCATCATTTTGGCAATGCTCGATAAGCCAGTGGCAGAAAGGTCAGTAAATGAATTGAGGCTTTTTTGCAGGGCCCTTAGCCGGTCAAGCTGGGCTTCTTCTTCTTGGCGCTTGGCCTCCAGGGCTTGGATCTGTTGGTCGATTAATAAATCAATCAAGTCCCGGGCATTGTCCTCATCTAGGACTTGTTTAATATCGTCCAGGGAAAAGCCCAGATCTTTCAAAAAGCAGATCGTCTTCATTTGATTGAGGTCGCCTTGGGAGTATAAACGCCGACCCCCTTCAGAAATACTGGTGGGAAGAACCAGACCGCGTTTGTGGTAGTACTGGACCGTTCTCACAGTCACCCCCGCTAATTTAGCCAATTCACCACTTGTATAAGTTGCCATCGATTCACTTCCTTTCTTCTCTTCATTAAGCATTGCTTTTCCTCCTTTCTGCCTGTAGATTAGCTTATGACGCAAGGTCACGAGCAAGTCTTTTCCCCATATTTTTTCAAAAAAATTTCCTTTTTAGGCAAAGACTTCAACAGACAGTCATTTTTTCTCTTCTCAGCTCTTATCTATTTTGTGAATACATACTATTTAAAATTTTGGATAAAAAAAGCTAGGGAAAACCTAGCTTCTTTTTTAAATACGAACTATCTATTCAAAACGTGTTCCAAAAGTCAGCTCTGACGTCCACTTCACAAACTATGTGCGATAGGCTTTCGCCTATCTTCCATAGTTTGCTCCAGTTGCTATAGCTGTTCGAAGCGCTAGCGAGTTACAGATATAGTATGCGTAGCTCTTCAGAGCTCTTTTGACTTTTGTCACACTCTCTTCACATACAAATTCTATATCAAATGTCCTTATGCGATTTTTTCGTGGAAGTGGACTTGACGGTCGATCCAGTACATGAGTGGTGCTGTGATGGCTAAAACAATCAGCTCGCTGACCACTAAGGTGAAGTAGGTGTACCAGAAAGGTAATTGGAAGGCTAAATTCAATTCAAAAGCCACAATGAAAATCATCAATGAGAAAATCACTGTCGTCGCGCCTAAGCGGGCCTTAACGGAAGGAAGCTTAGGGTAGATCCAATCACAAATCAAGAAACTAATCACCGTATGGAAGGTCCCAAAGACCAGGTCATACCAACCTAAGCCATTGGCAAAGCCATAGAAATTGGCAATGAAAACACCTGCCACCACACCCCATTTATAGCGGCGGTCAAAAGCGTTCAAATGGTTAAGCCCTTCAGATAGACGAAATTG
Protein-coding sequences here:
- a CDS encoding ABC transporter permease, translated to MKTLMTLLKKEFLAQWRGGQLFILILVFFVIGLMNTALALATPWMLEQIASQDNGLAIQVQAVEVTATMAWEQFFKNLPLAMLCFVFLESQLLTKEYQTGTLILVLTKGLKRSQFLLAKFIFLLTLWTGAYSICWLTTLTYTQYYLGSVNQDDLTLALLAWYGFGLLVVSLILVASTLATSSSGVLVTLFASLLVFYVLSVFPQSKDYSPILLTEGKALLGESLDFEAYRQAVYTTAGLILSSLCLSFPLFNRRQL
- a CDS encoding ABC transporter ATP-binding protein: MAILTLDQVSKKFGSHTILDDLSMTVPQGSVFGFIGRNGAGKTTTMKLILGLMSADQGQIFVKDERVSYGQTQTNRYIGYLPDVPAFYPFMNGEEYLRFLGQIAGMSVSDSKKRSQELLDLVGLAQDKQRIKGYSRGMKQRLGIAQALMGRPQLLICDEPTSALDPLGRRDILAILSNIRQETTVLFSTHILSDVEKVCSHVALLNQGQIALAGPLENLTHQVGGPSYQVELEQAEDRLSFQAAFPKSQLDQTGKLRFSSQDYPLKAVLAWLADQDLTLRQVERVETSLDDLFQEVVR
- a CDS encoding PLDc N-terminal domain-containing protein, producing the protein MNNLSEYLPFLIPVIVLQVALLVYTLHHILTHKTYKRGGRTFWLVVVVVLMQFVGPILYLIFGKEED
- a CDS encoding MerR family transcriptional regulator; the protein is MATYTSGELAKLAGVTVRTVQYYHKRGLVLPTSISEGGRRLYSQGDLNQMKTICFLKDLGFSLDDIKQVLDEDNARDLIDLLIDQQIQALEAKRQEEEAQLDRLRALQKSLNSFTDLSATGLSSIAKMMNKRKHVQQLHLFILLTALPISLLAGLAIFLLVTQGNFAWLALYFILAIPYGLGISRYYFKQVAYICPECHYDFQPDLMAAIFAKHTPYTRKLTCPHCHYHGYCVETLAQKEGDHHE
- a CDS encoding QueT transporter family protein, with protein sequence MQENKTRPLVINALVAAIYVVIYFIAPQIAYGPIQFRLSEGLNHLNAFDRRYKWGVVAGVFIANFYGFANGLGWYDLVFGTFHTVISFLICDWIYPKLPSVKARLGATTVIFSLMIFIVAFELNLAFQLPFWYTYFTLVVSELIVLAITAPLMYWIDRQVHFHEKIA